CCATTAATAAGGTTATTAGTCCTTTTCAATGGAACGTGGATCACCTCCACACCCCCATGATTTTATCAGAACAACATAGGCCTCAGACCTATAATTATTATAACTATGAACAAGCATGGTACAACTTTATGTATGTACGACCCATTACCCACACTTGGTTCGTAAAATACAGCGAACAGTTTTCCAAATCCATTATTCCTAGATGGTTTTATGATTGGTGGAAAAGATTTGGAGGCAATAAGCTAACCATGCCCAAAAGCTTCCAGAAACACTACGAAGCCTTCCAGGTAGAGCAAGGAATCTCTACTCTACCAGAGCATATTAAACTATGCAAATATTATGTTGCTAAGAGAATATCCTATATAATCAGTTGGTCCTTTGATATCACTGAACTGCATAGGATTAAACATCCAAGCAAAACTATAAAAATAAAAGGATGGATTCCTAAAGATAAAAAGCAAAAAATGAGACAATCATCAACCAGCAGCAGAACAGGATCGACAGAATCCAAGGCAGATCTAAAAAAAAAAGCTACTCCAAGCTTTGAACAGATTAGACGAAGCAGATCCTTTAGAAATCCAAGAATTATTGGATACATCTTCATCATCAACAAGCGACAATGGTGATATGTTGGACCCACAAGGAATGGCCCAAGTATATCTTAACTATGATTTAAGATAAGGTTGCCTCTTCAGAAAAGTAGAAGGCAAAAGGTAAAACAGGTGGCCGACAGCTTTTACAAAAGCAGCCGTCCaaacttttcaaaagatattTACCCCTTCAGAAAAGCAGGAGGTAAAAACAGGTGGCCGACAAACTTTACAAAAAGTAGCCGTCCAACTTTTCGAAAGCAAAAGCAGAAGGCATCTTCAAGATCATTCTTCCACTTGTAATCATCCTAGAGATGTTAAATATTTCAGAGGTCTATATAAGACTCTCAAGATGTAAATGTTAAGGCATCAGAAATCACCCCCCGATTCTGAAATAGCCTTCTCATCTCCTCTCTGTAAATTTTCCATGTACTCTTTCAATGTTTGAATAAAAGTCTTCAAGCTTTTGTAAGTATTTTCCTTTTAATTACGAAATTAGTTTACTTAtcatttgatataatccatagtgacatttaagGGATACTtgtatgatagtcccctagtactTAAGCCCTAAGTGTGAGGGCTCAGGTACTATTGATCCGATGTGGGCAGTCCTCAGTCCCCGATTCTTGACCGGTCTTCTTTATTTTAGTAGCATGTTGTACggcgctgcctcattaaaaaccttgtcgaaaaacccacttcgggacaaaaccgatCGAAGGGAAAAAAAGTgcagcacgtgctttcagtcctaagtctATGACTTCTCGACTTCCATTGTGATGCTTCCGATGTCCACTTCGATGTATGCCTGCATGGTTAGACCAAAAGGaacagaaaaaaataaaaggTTACTCGTACCTTTAACAATAGTACCATTTTAGGTGCTCCACATTCCAGTTGTTTGGAAGTCTTTTTCCATTTTCACTCTCGAGCAGATAGGAACCTTTCCCGATAATACCGGTGACTCTGTATGGCCCTTCCCAGTTCGAGCCCAATTTCCCTTCATTAGGGTTCTTGGTGTGGAGTGTGACTTTCCTCAGGACCaagtccccaatctgaaagtGCCTAAGGTTAGCCCTTCGGTTATAGTATCTTTGCATCCTTTGCTTTTGAGCTGCTAACCAGACGTAGGAAGCTTCCCTCTTCTCATCCACTAGATTCAGACTAGTAATCATTGCTTCGCGATTCGACCCCTTGGTAGTATGTTGAAATTTTAACTTGGTTCACTGACTTCAACGGGGAAACGATGtggtgcaaaaagtaatggcgggacgagattaagttaggagtatcattaacaactatacgagaagagttaaatactattgaattgatagtaacaatagttataagagcgacgttgatacggtaaagagaaatgcttggtagtactaaaatatGACATAGAAGAGACTCTTACTTCTCATGCTCATTTCAAATACTTTGTGACATTTATAGATGATTATAGTCGGTTTACATGGGTGTATTTTCTCCGCTCCAAATCTAAGGTATTTTTCATATTCAAGACATTTTGGGCTTACATTGAGAATCAATTTTCAACCTGCATCAAAATATAAAGATCTGATTCTGGTGGAGAATATATGTCTCATGAATTCAATAATttcttgcttgagaaagaaatcGTCTCACAACGCTCTTTCCCATATACGCCACAACAAAATAGGGTTGCTGAGCGTAAAAATCGTCACCTTTTAGATGTCACTCGTGCTTTATTGATTGAGTCCTCTGTCCCATCTAATAATTGGGTGAAAGCTTTGTCTACTGTTGTTTATTTAATTAATAGACTTCCATCTAAAGTGTTAAATCTTGAGTCTCCATATTATCATCTTTATCACCATAATCCTAGCTATCATACTTTTCATACATTTGGTTGTGTTTGTTTTGTGCATCTACCTCCTTCTCAACGCAATAAACTTTCTGTTTAGTCTACTAAATGTGCTTTTATGGGCTATAGGACTTCGCAGAAAGGGTTTATTTTCTATGATCCAAGTTCTAATAAATTCCATGTTTCTAGAAATGTTGTTTTCTTTGAGAATCAGTATTTCTTCCCTACTCATGTTGAGTCATATTCTATTTCTCCTCTTCCTCCTACTTTTGAGGATTTGTCATCTTCTTCTGAGCGGTTCAAACCTGGATTTTTGTATCAACGACGTTAGACAACTTTACCCTATCTCGAAACTGATCCGCCACCTGACACTGCTCCACAACCAGGATCTGAGATTTCTTCAAGGCCTGCTGCTCCTCTTGAGCCTACTCGGTTGATCTACCAGAGTGAGAAGTACTCCTAATTGGTATGGTTTTTCCTTTACTTTATCCACCATTTCTGTTCCAACTTGTTACTCACAAGCTTCCAAGCATGAATGTTGGCAGAAAGCAATGGAGGAAGAACTTTTGGATCTTAAAGAAAATAACACATGGGACATTGTTTCATGTCCAACCAATTTGATGTAAATGGGTTTATTCAATTAAGCTTTATTTTGAGGGAACTCTTGAAGGGTACAAAGCTCGCTTGGTTGTACTTAGTAACAAACAAGAGTATGGTGTGGATTATGAGGAGACTTTTGCACCAGTAGCCAAAATGACTACGGTGCGAACTATTATTGTCATTGCTGCATCACAGAACTGGCCTCTTCATTAAATGGATATCAAAAATGCTTTTCTTCATGATGATCTGAAAGAAGATATTTATGTGAAACCTCCACCTGGTTTGTTTTCATCACCTACATCAGATGTTTGCAAGTTGAATCGATCTTTGTATGGATTAAAACAAGCTCCCAGAGCTTGGTTTGACAAGTTCCGATCTACTTTGCTTCAATTCTCTTTTGAACAAAGTAACTATGACTCATCTTTGTTTCTTCGGAAAACATCTACATGTTgtgttcttcttttggtatatgtaGATAACATCATTATCACAGGAACTGATTCTTCATTAATCACTAGCCTCCAGCAGCAACTTAAGGATTCTTTTCATATGAAAGATCTTGGTACTCTAACATATTTCTTGGGGTTGGAAGTTCATTATAATTCTTTAGGTGTGTTCTTAAACCAGCACAAATATACTCAGGATTTGATTGCTTTGGCTGGTCTTCAAGAATCTCCCTCTAATACTCCATTGAAATTGAAGGTAAAGTATCGTCGTGATGAAGGAGATCTTCTTCCTGATCCAACTTTGTTTCGACAATTAGTTGGGAGCCTAAATTATCTTACTATTACTCTACCTGATATCGCTTTTGCAGTTCAACAAGCAAGTCAATTTATGCAAACCCCCCGTCATCTACATTTAGTGGTTGTTCGTCGCATCATTCGATATCTCTCAGGAACATCTACTCGTATATTATTTTTTCCTAGTGGTTCTCCTATTTAGCTTAAtgttgtcatgccccgaacctgggcttggacgtaacacggcacccggtgcctgactgcatgtgaccgagcgaaccaactggctgactgaatcaacatgtgataccaaaacataactaatttataaaataaaactaacacatgctgattaactaaaagtctcactgaaatatcataatgcggaaatacttagacaatctgaatatatctgaaagtagccaacatggctaaaccaaacaactgaacgactgccaacaaggctaacataataaatatctgactgtctgaactgtgtctatgaagcctctaagattactgaataatagagctgtctataaactgaaataactggatagctgacaacgccccgaaggaatttgggctcaccagtagctgatatgTGCAcccctaaatagctgagtcgtcaacctgtatatcgtttcctgcatcgcgagatgcaggcccccaagcaataaaaagggacatcaacacatttgaattgtactggtatgtaaagcaactgaagcaataaaatactgaaactgaaactgaaactgataactataactgtaatagcaaggaagtagagatatgaatactccctgcactgtatctgaatcatctgtattatctgtgtttgtatatgtggggcctcggcccaataataaatgcacgctatggcctcggcctagtagtgcgtcagtcaatggcctcgaccatgtatacgtatacacaagactgtgttgtgccctcgggcaaaatcatatatgtataattatggttaattaataaggactgagaccataacaacaatgaacaatgttgaactgaaatagacatgctggactgaattgaaaacactgactgtttctgagcatactgaatttctagactgagactcatgtggtaacaatacataagtctataaagattacgtgctgagttcatgatattcaaattgataaccatgaacgaattctgtaactgcaaacctagaagataacagttctacaacatatcataaaactagggctaaactctactttgagtcaaattactgacaagtatgaagaatgaggcgtagggagaatcatgaacattccctaacgtagatagttagtctcacataccttaattccagcctttgagcgtaatacaatgttcgttaaccctttcaactttgatctatatcaatacaagtcaaagggattctatattagcaataatattcatgctttggtcatctaagcattttatcaaacacttagtgggcatgaagctccacagtctctattaatggtgatttcttcacccaattcccattctattacttctaggtgattctacaatcttaattaggtgtaattaacatcattcccCATCACctatatcattataacaatctcaagtcaacaatcccaaaaccctactatagttcgtgtaattctctttactaaactcatttactattctcccaagaactcatcaattcactattatgaatgattagagtgtagaagcattacctttttgacgtccaatcctcttgaatacgaggtctagggtttccacgcccaacaataatgttccactcacaaatctattgattagaagggtttactcaagttagaaagagattagggacttgaattcaacctagaatcgtgataacacttaccttgtatggttcttgaggcttggtacttgttcttattgactttagggtaatttttcgtgaatggggtgttggggaaataaaccccaaaccttagatataactaaaaacgcgtaacccgaatttttgacccgaatctgacccgattCGAGACTGGTCCGCGATGCGGGACCATTGCGCAATGGTCTGCAGCTAAATACTCAGACTTTCGCGATCAGCCCGCGATGCGGGGACATTGCACGCGCCGCCACGCGCCTGAAAGAgctacgggtgtcggttctgcacagtattcggtaaaatggacataacttcttgtacagagctctgtttgggctccacaatataccgttggaaatctatttcaaagggctacaactttcatgttttaagtttcctcaaattcccaacggatgttCACCAAATTTtactggaagacagacgtatcgaaaatttagccgattctatcgaattttaagtgccttactattagccatattgagacgatcatatctcctttctccgatctctgattgtcttgttccttatatcgttagaaaggtatttctacatactacaactttcattaagggtacttccccaaattcccaactaatcaaggagttatcactgcccgaagtaggcctatcaaccattttcgcaaaacgttcaaatcttcagtttttccactaaaactctaatgatatgagtctaaacttagttccaagatacgaggtgttacaaatgTGTTTAGTGATTCTGATTGGGCTAGATGTTCTGACACTCTCAGTCACAGGATGGTGCATGTTTCTCGGAGATTCTTTGATATCTTGGAAGAGTAGGAAGCAAGATCGTGTTTCAAAATCTAAAACGAAGTCTGAATATCGAGCAATGTCTACTACTTGCTCCGAGATTATTTGGATTCGTGGTTTACTTGCAGAAATAAGATTTCCTTAATCTAATCCTACTCCTCTCCACGCTGACAACACAAGTGTCATTCAAATTGCAACCAATCCAGTTTATCACGGAAGGACCAAGCATATTGAAGTGGGCTGTCATTTTATCAGAGAAGCTATTGATAGAAGAGTTATTACTCTTCCACATGTATCTAGTGATCTTCAAATAGCTGATGTCTTTACAAAATCCATGGCACGACAACGTCATAAGTTTCTAGTAGGCAAATTGATGCTTTTTGATCCACCGGCATCAatttgaagggggggggggggggggggggtgtgttaGCATAATGGACAGATTGTAGAATATCTACACTAAGATATTCTCGATATGGAGAATATGAAGAGATACTGTGAATATATGAAATATTATTAAGGATATTATACATTTAGTGTAGAATATTGTGTAGCATTAGTTGTAGAATATTATgaagaatattttgtagatttACATTTAGTGTAGGATATTTTACTTCTTTTCATTTGTTATTTCTCTTTTATATAAATACCAATATATTCTGATGTATTGGAATCAAGTAATTGAGATAGTCTTCTTCAATTTCTCTTGTGCTTTCTCTGTTCTTGACACACATAAAtttaaacggagggagtagtaaataATAATTTTACGCATCGCTTGACGCCGATTCTAAAGAATGGTCTTCAAAATCCTAAGACCGCTTTGGTTTTGGGATATTTCACGTGTTTTCATTGATTACATCGGAATGCCAAATCTTATAGCTTTTACTTCTAAAACTGATAATTTATTCAAGTATGCTGAAAATCCTTTTTTTATGTTATCAAAAACAATTTTTTATTATTCAATTTAAATGGACGCGGAGGTAGCACATATCAGTTACATCTTCTGGAAGAAAATCTTATCAAATAAACAAGCTAGCTTGTCTTTAAAGTATTTGCAGGAGATATTCGTCAATATTCAACAATAAGATTCTTCGCTGGCTAAAATAGTTGTGCATCGCACAAGCCTATCATTACCCAAGGAGCGTAGCACATGGCAATTAATTGTTAAGTTGCTGGaaattccttttttattttgaatgaaaaagtTCTTTTGAATCAGTTACTATAAGTACATCATTGTTCTCTCATTGTTGTTACCACTTATGTTTTAGGATCACTTTAAAGACCTAACTTTAGATCTTGAATTTTCAACATGTGAAAAAGAGGACGAGAAAGAAGAGAGTTCTTCTTTGTTGTACACTTTTCGTCCAACTAGCAATCTTCAAATGTTGTATTTTGCAATTTGTTACCACTTGGATCGAGCTGAAATTTGGGTAGCAAGTTCACCCAGGATTCTCTTTTCGCTCTGAATGGTGGACTTGCATGTTTCTCTTCAAGTGAATTAAAAAGTTTGGGAAAGGATCCCCTCCAGTAACTCTTCCTCAGGTTTTGTCCAATATCACTTGATTGTTGACACATGTCACAAATTAACTCAATGAACCAGATTTTTCCAATACTAAAGTCCACACAACTATATATGATACGCCCCTTCCTACTCTCTATATGCACCTATAACTAATGCCACtcgtttttttaattttaaaacatTCTAGTGATATAAGACTCAAGCTTCTGGTTTCAAACTGTGAGAATACAAATGATTGTATCCTAAATTTTAAGGAGGATTTTTTCTGCTATATAATAATACTATGAAAACCTGCAAAATAATTGAGGAATTATAaggaaatataaaaaattatgacTTAAAACTAATGCAATCATTTCGTAGCTTCTCAACAATCAAGTGATGTATTGGACAAAACTGGAGAAAGTGGTACTGGATGGGATCCTTTCCAATTTTTTCAAGTGAATCTTCCTCAGTGTGCACGTGATTTACCGTTACATCTCGTTGGTATTATTTTTTCTCCTTGTTTGGCACAAGTGTTCTAGTAGTAATATTTTGTAGGACTTTTACTTTGATACATGTAATAGAGCTTTTTGATGCCCCACAATATTATGTGCTCGAGTTAGCAATTTAAAGTTAATGATTGATGATAATCCTTCCCGTTTGTTAATCAATTACCATTTCAGTATTCACAATTACTAATTTTTCCATCAATATTTGGAAATACTAAACTTCAGTACGAAGAATATTTCCAGTGATATATTGGTCTTACTAATTTTCGAACTTTCTACTCAAGTGAATTGAAGTTTATGTTTAGACTCACCCAACTTCCACAATTTATTTTAACCTACAACCTCAAACGGGGTACTATTTCTtctttcaacttcaaccaaatattaTCCAAACGTTTATGTAACTAATCATCATTATCAAAGGGCTTGAGCAAACCATATGTGATAGCCATTGCAATCCACCCTCCAATTAAAACTCTCATAGCTGATATCTTAACTGATGAACCACCAAGATAAGCTCCAAATCCCCCAAATAAACACAGTGCCAAAGATGCTACAATCACCATCACAACAACCCTAATTCTGTTTTCACTCACCACCAGAGCTGGCACCATAGGAACAAAAGCTCCACATAGGAAAGCCAGAGACGACGCTACAGCAGCCTTCACTGGACTAGGCAGTGGCTCTAATTTTCTCTCATCGTCCTGTTTTGACTCCTCCATCATGGTTCTTCTTGCATCAATTTCCATAACTCTTATCATGGGAGATCTTGCAGGTGTCAAACAATGTGCCTGTACTTGCACAGGTGATTCATGTAACACCTTTCCACCTTGCTTGTTTTCTGCAATAATTGGATTACAGCAAACTATCTGAATCTTTGTTTTGTATCCACCATCGTCTCCTTTTAACTCGTTCTCCAATTGACATTTGTCAGTAATGGACTTTGCAATGTCTCGTTGAGTCGATACAGAGACAAACTCTCCAACAGCCATGCTACAGGCACCTGCAAGAGCTCCAGCTATTCCAGAAAGTACCATAGACCGCTGATCTTGATCTTTAGCTGCACCCACACCGAGCATCAAGGATGTAGAAGAAAGCAATCCATCATTTGCTCCTAGGATAGCCGCTCGAAGCCATTGAGCTCGTGCTAGTTTCTTTGAAGTTTTCTCTTCCTCCTGGGGACAGGTCACAATTGACTGAGGGGAATCCATGATTTAATGAATGGGAGTGTGGCTTTTAGCTTTAGGCACACTCGTAACGCGTGGAACCAATATGTAGGAATCCAGTGCATAAAAAATGACTATTCATATCCAAGAATCATCTTTACTTTGGTGGCACCGTGGGAAAAAACAAGCTGATACGTTAAAACCCAGAAGAACCAACATAAGCCCATACGTGTTCTTCTTACTTATGCCAAGAAGGAGACATCAAACTATACAGACAACAACCAACAGCAAATAAAAAGTAAGTTTGTATTGTTTGTTGCTCCAATTAGAGGAAACCTCGAGCATCATTTTGTCTCGTTCTAACTAACACATCATCCAAACCAAATTTTATAAATTGTTCCATTCAATCAACATCTTGAATCTTCATCACTATGTAGAGAAAAGCAATGTATAGTGATGTAGATTTTCTCCAGTACGACGTCCTCGATCAGTTGGCACCACGTAGTAGCTTTAATTGTGGGGGCAAAAGAGAAAAATTCAGAGCCCACTGCAATTAAAGCATGCAGCAGGAAACCGCTTGAATGGCTGACTCACGTGAACTAAAACGAACCTACTTATGCATATGAGGTACTACATACTTTAGCACTAACATCGGTGAGCTGTTCAACTTGGAAAATATGCACTTCAAGAAAATGTTTCTGATAGAATAATGGTTACAATAGTCTCTTCAAACAAGAGAATCAACTCCTATCATAAATTGAGACGTTCATTACTTAGGAAAGCAGCTCAGCTAGACACTGACTACCTTAGGAAAGAGGATGGATGATTATTGTAGAAATCAATTTGTACATGTATCTTGAATAAACAAGTAAACAACACTTGAAACTGGAATGTGCAGGATTTAGTTCTGCTCCTTAACGTACTTTTCCATTCTCATCATAAATCTACCATTAAAAGATTTGACATCACAACTCACACTTCTCACCATCTTGCGTCCAAGAGCCAATTAGTTTGAGAGCAAGCACTATGCATTTACATTCAGAAAAACAAAATGTCTTACATCTATGCCGAAGTTACTTTCCAATGGAAAGACAGAAAAATTCCGCACCAGGGACAAAAGTTGTCatgtacatgatgatatatgACGTTGCTTCTGTATCTCTTTGCTCCTTCAGCTAAGTGAAGCAACCTTTTGAGAAATGGAATGAAGGACAAGGGAAGATACATAATATTGCGAAACAATCATTTCTCTTTTTGACTCACCTGAAATGTTCTGAACCAGACACTACAAAAAGGTGATAGAATCAGCAAAGTCAACTAATATAAACACATGTAAGGGGCAGAATTCGTATGAGAAGAACTATTGATCCTGTTTCAAGGAAACGAACTATAAAAATTACATTGCAGTACCATAACATTCTGTAAATATTAATCAATCGACTCCAAAAACACATGAATTGTTGGTTTCTTCGGTAGGAACACTATAAAACAAAAGAGAAATATGAGGCAACCAGTATGTTTGCAAGAACAAAGAAGACATATATGCCTGTAGAAAATAACAGAACTTTTAGTGCTTTCTTGTATCCTTAACTTTATTTCCTATAATATTTGATTGAAGATGAGTTTAAAGGGAGCGACATGAATAGTGAGGATTCATAGCTAACCCAACTTGATTGAGGTTGAGGcttagttgttgttgtataataatAAATGGAGAGAGTACGTGCTGACATATCATCATCTTCTGGGAGTGTAACTAACAAAGAAACCTATATGAATACGATTTTTGACTATTTGTGAATGATTAGCAAAATCGATAAGTTAAGAGTTAGAAAAGCAACATTGTGAATAACTTATTATGCCAAATGGTCGGCACGTAGCTTGTCTAATCACAAACTGATAAACTGATTTTGCCAAATGAAAGATGGAGACAGTAACATCTACTGATCCAAGACTTTTAGATAAGTATTAAACACAAATTAATATACTGGAATAAGAGGTGTTGAGAAGACAGAAATTTGTACACTATTTTGCCCTAGGAAATAGTAAACCCTGAGAAAGTATCCATTTGCCATAATGATGTCCTCTGGAAACAACCATCAAAATCCGAAAAATGCAAATTAAATGCAAATTCGATGTTACATATATCCATCTCTACGGTCTTGTTCGTCTGCCTCCTTGTTAGCAACTTGTACTGATTTGAACCAAAGGAATGCCTGGATAATGTTCTAGTCAGCTAAAGTACATAGAAGAATCCCATGCTATTGCAAGAAGCAGTATTTTAATCAAAATGAATCTAACAAAAACAAAAGACCAGCCATCAAGAAACCTTCTTCCATTTCCTCAATCCTATAAAAAAAAGTTGTTGGTTGGtcggtcactacccagtgt
Above is a genomic segment from Lycium barbarum isolate Lr01 chromosome 12, ASM1917538v2, whole genome shotgun sequence containing:
- the LOC132623096 gene encoding vacuolar iron transporter homolog 2-like; this translates as MDSPQSIVTCPQEEEKTSKKLARAQWLRAAILGANDGLLSSTSLMLGVGAAKDQDQRSMVLSGIAGALAGACSMAVGEFVSVSTQRDIAKSITDKCQLENELKGDDGGYKTKIQIVCCNPIIAENKQGGKVLHESPVQVQAHCLTPARSPMIRVMEIDARRTMMEESKQDDERKLEPLPSPVKAAVASSLAFLCGAFVPMVPALVVSENRIRVVVMVIVASLALCLFGGFGAYLGGSSVKISAMRVLIGGWIAMAITYGLLKPFDNDD